The Deinococcus detaillensis DNA segment TGAGCGCAAAACTGATCTGCTCATCGGTGAACTTTTTTCCCTTCATGCTGGCCTCCGGGGACGGTACCCCTCAGTGTGCCAGACACTCTATTCTCACTTGGACCGGTTTTGCGGGAGCAGGTCAGTGGTGGTTGATCGACAGGTGCCCAGGTTCTGATGTTGCCAGACCAGGGATGCTTCACAATCTCCAAATTCCAGTTTAAGTGCAGTTTGACCTCCGAGGCCAGTTTGCCTGTGTACCCTGCATCTGCCCAAACATGCTTCATCCGGGGAAAGCGGTTGTGAACCTTATTGAAGAGGAGGCCCGCGCCTGCGCGGTCTTGAATGTCAGCTGGATGCACCACAATTCCCATCACCAGACCCAAGGTATCGACGAGGATGTGCCGTTTGCGCCCACTGATTTTTTTCCCGCCGTCGTAGCCTCGTGGGCCTCCCGCCTCGGTCGTCCATACGGATTGACTGTCGATGATGGAGGCACTGGGCGTGGCTTCACGCCCAGTGCTGGTACAAACATCTTCCCGCAGCACTGTGTGCACACGCTCCCAGAGGCTTCAGAGTCGCTAGGCCCGGTGATAGTGATACACCGTCGACCAGGGTGGCAGGTCATGTGCCATCAGCCGCCAGGCGTTTCCACCCTGAATGACATAGAAAATGCCGTCCAGGATGTCTCGCAGCGACCACGTTCGAGGACGTTCCACAGTCTGGGGTGCTGGAAACAAGGGTTCAGGCGTGATCCATTCGGTATCCGTCAGGTCTGTGTCGTACGGCTTTCTGTCCATCCTTCAGCGTACCGCCAGGACAGCGTCAGGCTTCCTGACAGAGTTTTCAGACGCACTTTAGATTTGTTGCCGGATCCAGCTCCCTATACTCTCAATATGCAAA contains these protein-coding regions:
- a CDS encoding transposase, whose translation is MHTVLREDVCTSTGREATPSASIIDSQSVWTTEAGGPRGYDGGKKISGRKRHILVDTLGLVMGIVVHPADIQDRAGAGLLFNKVHNRFPRMKHVWADAGYTGKLASEVKLHLNWNLEIVKHPWSGNIRTWAPVDQPPLTCSRKTGPSENRVSGTLRGTVPGGQHEGKKVHR
- a CDS encoding transposase, translated to MDRKPYDTDLTDTEWITPEPLFPAPQTVERPRTWSLRDILDGIFYVIQGGNAWRLMAHDLPPWSTVYHYHRA